GGTGACGGCGATGACCGGAATCGAATGCAGGTCGTCGTCCTGTTTCAGCCATTTGGTCACTTCGAGGCCGGACACTTCCGGAAGCTGGATGTCCATGAGGATCAGGTCGGGACGATGGGCGCGGGCGAGGTCGAGCGCTTCCAGCCCGTTGCGCGTGCGCACCGTCTCGTAGCCGGTCGCCTCGATAAGGTCGCGGAAGAGCTTCATGTTGAGCTCGTTGTCCTCGACGATCATCACCTTCTTGGGCATGCGCTATCGTCCCTTTCGACCGCGGCGATGATCCCTGCCCCGGTCCGCGCGCCCCGCCGGCGGCGCGACTCTCCACGACCGACTATACCGTGATTTGATTGACGAAACGGTAATCGTACCCTGCCTGCTTGCAGTCCCGGCCGGCTCGCCATATTCGTCTGCCACGAGACGGAGGGCGCAATTGCTGCGGACATCGAAAACCGGGGGCGAGCGCGAAGCGGCCGAGGCGCTGGCAATCCGCGCGCTCGGCTTCATCGCCTCCGATGCCGTGCTCCTGCCGCGGTTCCTGTCGATCACCGGCATCGAGGCGAAGGACATCCGCGCCGTCGCCGGCCAACCGGGCTTCCTCGCCGGCGTATTGCAGTTCCTGCTGGCGCACGAGCCGACATTGCTGCAGTTCGCCGAGGCGGCGCAGATCGACGCGGCCGAGGTGGCGCGAGCCTGCCGGGCGCTCCCCTTCGGCGACGACATGCATGAGAGGTCGAGTTGAGCGACGATCCAGAAACGCTGCGCCAGATCGAGGAACTGTCGCATGACGACCGGCCGCTGCTCGTGCTCGACGTCGACGACGTGCTGCTCGATTTCATCCGGCCGTTCCCGCGCTACCTGGAAGGCCGCGGCTACCGGCTCAACCTCGACAATTTCCGCCTCCACGGCAACGTGATCGAACTGGCGTCCGGCGCCCCGGCCGAACCATCGCAGGTCAGCGAGCTGATCGACGCGTTCTTCGTCGCCCAGGCCGACTGGCAGACGCTCACGGAAGGCGCGGCGGAAGCGCTGGCCTCCATCGGCGACCGGGCCGAAATCATCCTTCTCACCGCGATGCCGCACCGGCACCGCGCCGCGCGCATCGCGCATCTCGACGCACTTGGCTTCACCTATCCGCTGCTCACCACGGAGATGGCCAAAGGCCCGGCCATCGAACGCCTGCGGGGTCCGGGCATGCGGCCGGTCGCCTTCGTCGACGACCAGCCGCGCAACCTCGTCTCGGCGATGGAGCGGGTTCCGGACGCGCATCTGTTCCATCTGATGTCGGACACCTCGCTCCGGGCGCTTATCCCCGCACCGCCCGCGGGGGTTCACGTCGTCGACGACTGGCACGAGGCAACGCCGAAGATCGTCCGCGCGCTCGGCATCTGAGCCCCTACAGCGCGTAGCGCATCAGCGGCCGGCCGGCCTTGCGGGTCGCCACGCAGGCGAAGCCCGCCTTTTCGAACACCCGGGTCGAGCCGACGAACAGACCGACCGAGCGCGAATCCTTCGACAGGTCGATCGGGCAGGCTTCCAGGACCCGGGCGCCGCCCTGCCTTGCGAAGCCGAGGCCCGCCTCGACCAGGCGATGGGTCAGGCCCCTGCCCCGCGCCGAAGAACGCAAGAAGAAGCAGGAGATCGCCCACACCGACGAATCGGCCGCGTCGTCGGCGACGAGCGGCGCCGAAACCCGCCCCGCATTGTTCCATTCGGGCACGTCGGCGCGCGGACCGATCTGCATCCAGCCGACGGCGCGGCCGTCCGAATAGGCGAGCAGGCCGGGCGGCGGGCCGGCCATGATCCTGTCGCGCATATGGTCCTTGTTGCGCTGCCCGTTGCTCTGCCGCCGCGCCGCGGGTGGCAGGCGGAAATAGGTGCACCAGCAGCCGTAGCACGCGCCCTGCTTGCCGAAGAGATCTTCGAAATCGGGCCAGCGCTCGGGCGTCAGCGGCAGGATGCTGTCAGCAGCCATCGTCATACTTGCGACCGGCCTTGCCGGTCGCCCCCCGCTCTTCTATCATTGCAAATGTTCACTCTATGTTCTCAGGCAACATGCCGTCTGTCAACGACCCCGCGCATGGTTTCTGCCGCGATTGCCTGACGCTGCAATCGAAGGCGGCGCGGCGCTGCGAACGTTGCGGCAGCCCCCGTCTCACAGCACATCCGGAACTCTATTCTCTCCATCTCGCCCATATCGACTGCGACGCCTTCTACGCCTCCGTCGAGAAGCGCGACAATCCGGATCTCGCCGACAAGCCGGTCATCATCGGCGGCGGCAAGCGCGGCGTCGTCTCCACCGCCTGCTACATCGCCCGCATTCACGGGGTGCGCTCGGCGATGCCGATGTTCAAGGCCCTGGAGGCCTGCCCTAAAGCCGTGGTGATCAAGCCCGACATGGAGAAATACGCCCGCGTCGGCCGCGAGGTGCGGCAGATGATGCAGGCGCTGACGCCGCTGGTCCAGCCGATCTCGATCGACGAGGCCTTTCTCGACCTCGCGGGCACCGAGCGCCTGCACGGCATGCCGCCGGCGCTGGTGCTGGCGCGCTTCGCCCGCCGGGTCGAGAAGGAGATCGGCATCACCGTCTCGGTCGGCCTCTCCTACTGCAAGTTCCTCGCCAAGGTAGCGTCGGACTTCAACAAGCCGCGCGGCTTTTCGGTCATCGGCGAGGCGGAAGCGGTGAACTTCCTGGCCGCGCAGCCGGTGACGCTGATCTGGGGCGTCGGCAAGGCCTTCGCCGCGGTGCTGGAGCGCGACGGGCTGCGCACCATCGGCCAGCTCCAGCGCATGGAGCGCGCCGAGCTGATGCGCCGCTACGGCACGATGGGCGACCGGCTCTACCACCTGTCGCGCGGCGAGGACGAGCGCGCCGTCCATGTCGAGCGCGAGGCCAAGAGCGTCTCGGCCGAGACCACCTTCAACGACGATCTGTCCTCGGCCGCCGACCTCGTTCCGATCCTGCGGGCGCTGTCGGAGAAGGTCTCGTCGCGTCTCAAGAAATCCGGCATCGCCGGCCGCACGGTCGTGCTGAAGCTCAAGACCCACGACTTCAAGCTCCGCACCCGCAACCGGCAGCTCGCCGACCCGACGCGTCTCGCCGACCGCATCTTCGCCACCGGCCGCGAGCTGCTCGCGAAGGAGACCGACGGGACACGCTACCGGCTGATCGGCATCGGCGTCTCGGATCTCACCGACGACGCCCGTGCCGACCCGCCCGACCTTGTCGACGCGCAGGCCGGCAAGCGGGCGAAGGCGGAAGGTGCGGTCGACATTCTGCGCGGCAAGTTCGGCCGCGCCGCGGTCGAGACCGGCTACACGTTCGGCAAGGGCCGCAACGCGCACCCGCCCGAGGCGCTGGAGGATTGACCCGTCACGTGCGGCGGAGCTCGATGCGGCTGGTGACGATGCGCTCGCCGGACTTCGGGTCCTCGTCCACGGTCGTCAGCCGCAGCCCGTTTTCGCCGACCTTCTCGACGGTCATCTGCGCGGCGCGGTCGCCGTTGACTTCCTTCGCCCAGCGTATGCCGAGGTTGATCGAATCGCCGGAACGCTTGCCGGAAAGGCCCGCCACGCCGGTGCCCGCGCCCGTATAGCTGCCCTTGTAGCTGGTGCCGCTGGCGGTCAGGTCGGCCGAGATGCCGCGAGAGACGATCACGAGGCCGCGACATCTGCCGTCGAGCGACAGCGACGTGTCGCTGGTGTCGGTCTGGAACGTGCAGTCGACCTTGATCGGCGAGGAATTGGTCCGCACTTTCACGGTCCCCTGTCCGGCCCAGTTTCCTTCCAGCGAGCCGAGGAATTCGCCGTCGTTCGCGTGCGCCGCGAAGCCGCCGGCCGGCGCGATGCACGCCGCCAGAAGAAGCGTTTTCAGGATCTTGGTCATCGTTGGTCCTCGCTTGTCTTGGGTGCGGGACAACTTTTCCGGCGCTTCCCGGTTCCGGACGGATTGACGCGGCGACATCGGCGGCGCCTGTGAGGAAATGGCCCGCAGCGGCGATCATCGCTGGACGCGGGACGGCGCCATACCCGACAATGGCACCCGAGTCGAGGCGGTGCGACGGGCGGATTGGAATGACGGAAGAACGGCGGATCAGGGATCCCCTGAAACGGGAATTGGCGGGCCTGTCGCAGCGCGGCGCCGAAGAGGCGCGCGCGCCGGCGCGGCCTTTCATCCACCTGCGCGTCCACTCGGCCTATTCGCTGCTCGAAGGTGCGCTGCCGCTCAAGAAGATCGTCGGCCACGCGATCAAGGACAACCAGCCGGCCATCGCCGTCACCGACACCAACAATCTGTTCGGCGCGCTGGAATTCGCGCAATACGCCTCGAAGGACGGTGTCCAGCCGATCATCGGCTGCCAGCTCGACACCGCCTTCGCCGATGCTTCCGCGGATGCGCCCCCCGGCCACAAGAAGCCGCGGTCGACCTTCCCGCTTGTCCTGATCGCGGCGACCGAGACCGGCTACGCCAATCTCGTCCGTCTCGTCAGCCGCGCCTATCTCGACAATCCGGCCGAGCTGGGCATCCAGGTCAGCACCGCATGGCTGGCCGAACTCGCTAGCGGCATCATCTGCCTCACCGGCGGCGAAGGCGGACCGGTGGGCGCCGCACTCAAGGACGACCATCATGCCGTGGCGGCCGAGCGGCTCGACCTTCTCGCCCGCATCTTCGACGACCGCCTCTACGTCGAGCTGCAGCGTCCGGCCGGCTACGACAGGGCGGTCGAGGCCGCCACCGTGGCGCTCGCCTACGACAGGCGGCTGCCGCTGGTCGCCACCAACGAGGCCTTCTTCCTCGCGCGGGAAGACTTCGAGGCGCATGACGCGCTGATGGCGATCGCCGAGGGGTCGGTCGTCGCCGTCGACGATCGCCGCCGGCTCACTCCGGACCACCACCTCAGGAGCCAGGCCCACATGGCGGCGCTCTTCGCCGACCTGCCCGAGGCGCTCGACAACACGGTCGAGATCGCCATGCGCTGCTCTTATTTTCCGAAGAACCGCAAGCCGATCCTGCCGCGCTTCGCCGGCGCCGACGTCGACGACGCCGAAGCCGCCGAGCGCGCCGAAGCCGAGGAGCTCGCCCGCCAGGCGCGCGAGGGGCTGGCGATGCGGCTCGCCACCCGCGGCCTGACGGAAGGCTTCACGGCCGGGCAATATGCCGAACGGCTCGACTACGAGATCGGCATCATCCAGAAGATGAAGTTCCCGGGCTACTTCCTGATCGTGTCCGACTTCATCAAATGGGCCAAGGCGCAAGGCATACCGGTCGGACCGGGCCGCGGCTCGGGCGCGGGCTCGCTGGTCGCCTATGCGCTGACCATCACCGATGTCGACCCGACCCGCTTCTCGTTGCTGTTCGAGCGCTTTCTCAATCCCGACCGCGTGTCGATGCCCGACTTCGACATCGACTTCTGCCAGGACCGTCGCGACGAGGTCATCCGCTACGTCCAGGGCAAATACGGCCGCGACCAGGTCGCGCAGATCATCACCTTCGGCACGCTGCAGGCGCGCGCAGTGCTGCGCGACGTCGGTCGCGTGCTGCAGATGCCCTACGGCCAGGTCGACCGGCTGTGCAAGATGGTGCCGCAGAACCCGGCCAACCCGGTCAAGCTGGCGGACGCGATCGCGGCCGAGCCGCGCTTCCAGGAGGAGGTCGAGAAGGAGCCGGTGGTCCAGACCCTGCTCGACATCGCGCAAAAACTCGAAGGCCTCTACCGCCACGCCTCGACGCACGCCGCCGGCATCGTCATCGGCGACCGGCCGCTCTCCGAGCTCGTCCCGATGTATCGCGACCCGCGCTCCGACATGCCGGTGACGCAGTTCAACATGAAGAAGGTCGAGGACGCCGGCCTCGTCAAGTTCGACTTCCTCGGCCTGAAGACGCTGACCGTCTTGGAAACGGCGGTGAAGCTGATCCGCCGGCGCGGCATCGAGATCGATCTCGCGCTTTTGCCGCTCGACGATCCGAAGACCTACGGGATGCTCTCGCGCGGCGAGGTCGTCGGCGTGTTCCAGGTGGAATCGGCCGGCATGCGCAAGGCGCTGATCGGCATGAAGCCGGACCGGATCGAGGACATCATCGCGCTGGTGGCGCTCTATCGCCCCGGCCCGATGGAGAACATTCCGACCTACAATGCCCGAAAGCACGGCGAGGAGGAGATCGCCTCGATCCATCCGAAGATCGACCATCTGGTGAGGGAGACTCAAGGGGTCATCGTCTACCAGGAACAGGTGATGCAGATCGCCCAGGAACTCGCCGGCTATTCGCTGGGCGAAGCCGACCTTCTGCGCCGCGCGATGGGCAAGAAGATCCGCGCCGAGATGGATCAGCAGCGCGAGCGGTTCGTCTCGGGCGCCGTCGAGCGCGGGGTCGCCAAGCCGCAGGCCGACTTCATCTTCGACCTCTTGGCGAAATTCGCCGACTACGGTTTCAACAAGAGCCACGCGGCCGCCTACGCGATCGTCTCCTACCAGACCGCCTATCTCAAGGCGCACCATCCGGTCGAGTTTCTCGCCGCGTCGATGACGCTCGACATGGGCAACACCGACAAGCTGTCGGAATTCCGCCAGGACGCGATGCGCCTCGGCATCGAGGTCGTGCCGCCCTCGGTCAGGACCTCCGACCGCGACTTCGAGGTCGACGGCAACCGCATCTTCTATTCGCTCGCCGCAATAAAGGGCGTCGGCGACGCGGCGGTGCGCCATATCGTCGAGAAGCGGCGCGAGAAGCAGTTTGCCGACCTCGAGGATTTCTGCGAGCGCGTCGACCCGAAGATCGTCGGCAAGCGGGTGTTCGAGAGCCTGATCCAGGCCGGAGCCTTCGACTGTTTCGGCCACGACCGCGCGGCGATGATGGCCGGCATCGAGCGGATGATGGGGCTCGCCTCCCGGGCGTCCGAGGACGCCGCGCTCGGCATGTCCGATATGTTCGGCTCGGCCTCGGCGGCCAGGCAGCAGAAGCTGCATTTGCCGGCAGCCGAGCCGTGGCTGCCGGCGGAGCGGTTGCAGCGCGAATTCGCCGCGGTCGGCTTCTATCTGTCGGCGCATCCGCTGGACGAATACCGGGTGGTGCTCGACAGGATGCGCGTGCAGGGCTGGGCCGACTTCCAGGCGGCGGTGAAGCGCGGCGCCTCGGCGGGGCGGCTGGCGGGCACCGTGACCTCGGCCAAGGAGCGCAAGACCCGCACCGGCAACAAGATGTGCGTCGTCAACCTCTCCGACATGTCCGGGCAATACGAGGCAGTCCTGTTCTCCGAGACGCTCGCCCAGTACCGCGACCTCCTCGTCGAGGGAAAGTCGGTGGTCATCACCGTCGCCGCCGAGGACCGGCCGGAAGGCGTTAATCTGCGCGTCAATTCGGTGCAGGCGCTCGACGAGGAAGCGGCCAGGCACCAGAAGGCGCTGCGCATCTTCCTACGCGACCCCGCTCCGCTCAACACGCTGTCGTCGCAGCTGCAGCAGCGCGGCGAGAGCCAGGTCTCCTTCGTGGTGCTGAAGGGCGAGGGCCAGGGCGAGGTCGAGATCGAACTGCCCGGCCGCTACCGCGTCGATCCACGCATCGCCGCCGCCATGCGGGCGGTGACCGGCGTGGTCGAAGTGGAACTGGTGTAAGGGGCTTGTCGGGGCTTTATTTTCGCGTCAGCGCCAGTCCAAGCCCGATGACGGCAATATCCCTGAACAGACGGAATGCTTCCATCTTCTCCTGCCGCTCGACCTCCATGAGGTAGCTCGTCTGCGTCGAATCCAGGAAGCAGTTTCCGTTGACGAGTTCGTAGTCGACATATCCGGCGACGCCGTCGCGGGTCAGCACCCTGCAATAGGCGTGGCCCGATGAAGGCGACGGCTTCATGCCGAGAAGGACCACTTCCGTGCCGTTGGCAAGAGGTCTCAAGATGCGGGAGAATTTGCCCGGATTTTCTCGCAGGTTGGCGAAGTTCGACTTGGCGTTCTGGATGTAGCCGGTCGGAAAGTCCGGAGCGCCGATCGCCAGACCAGGCGACTGGACTTGCGGACTTGCGCCCATGGCGGGCCCCGACCGGCCCAATGCAAGCAGACATGCCTCCGTCGAGTATTGCCTGCGCAGGGCTTCGCCAACCGCCCCTTTGGCAGCGTCCGACAGGTTCCAATAGGCGCTGACCTCGTCGACTGCTTCCCGGCAGAGGCCTGCTTGGTCGAGATTTCGGATTCTGGTTTCCTCGGCCAGCTTCCTGTCGTTTTCCTCCTCCTCCGCGATCGTCGGAAGGCCCAGGACCCGCCGGCAGTCGTCGATCGACTTGCGCCGCCTGCCGGCTTCGACCACGTGAGGGTGGAATTCGAATTCGTCGGACCAGCCGTCGTGCTTTTCGTTCAACCCAAGCTTGCATACTTGGTAGATATCCGCGGCCATGAGGTCGGTTGCTGGCCGGTCCGCCGTTGGAGGCCTTGATTTCTCTCCGCCGCAGCCCCCCGCTATTCTGCATAGCCTAAGGTCCATTTTGACCCCGATATAATCTCCACTCAATGAATTCAACGTCTGCAGAAGCAACAGCGGGAGGACGACCACCGATATGATCAGGTACACTCCTTTCACGTACCACGCTCTGTTCAGGCCCCTGATATGCCGAAATGTCAGGTAGTTAATGCCGAACAGCGTGCACAGTACGACGCCGAACTCGATAAGTATTGCCATCCCCGATACCTCTCCCCCAAAGTACTTTTTACCACGCTTGAAAACTCATTTCAGCAGTGAATATTGATTTGCCGACGATTGAGGAGGCTCGGTAGGGGATGATGTAATCTGCTGTTTTTCGGCCCCTCGTGGAAGCATGGGATGCGGGCCTTGGCGCAATGCCAGGATGTGCCGTATCCCGGAACTGCCTCATCGATGCATGACCGACCGCGCCTTTCTCCCCGCGATCAATGGGTCCCGGCTGGCCTCCGGCCGCCGGGATGACGGCGCGCGGGCGGCTTGCGCCGGCCTGCACGGTCAGGCTTGAGCGCCTCCCCCTGTGCATCGATCGCCCCCGGAAGAAATTGCCTCTCGCCGCCAACACCTTGTTCCCATTCACCATTCGCCATTCACCATTCACTTTTTTTATCCACGCCCTTTTCGCCCTGCCGCATCATGTGCCCCGGTGCGACGCAAAGGAGCCGGCAGTGAGTTGGAAGGCGAAGACAGGAAGGGGACAGGAGTTGCTGGTCAACATCGTCTCGACCCTGCTTGCGCTCGCCGCCCTCGCAGAGCGGGCTGCCGGCGACAGCCCCTGGGTCCGCTTCAGCGTGCTGTGGGCTGCCCGGCAGGCCGACCTGATCGCCCGGGACTACGTCGCCGGCTCCACTTGGAATAGGGCCGGCCGGCTCTGGTCGCCCGCGCTGCCGAACGTCCGCTACGGCACCGGGCCGGCCGACGCGCTCGACATCGCCGCTTCGCTGCGCGCGCTGGCGATGGTCATCAGCGGCATCGCCGCCTATCTCCGGCGCGTGTCGGTCTGGCGGCAGGATCAGGCAGTGGGCGAGGCCGGCGACGAGGTCAACCCACTCCGCGGCCTCGACGTATTCATGCGGAGGCTTCGAAACGCAGTCTTCTCGCCGGTCGAATTCCGCGATACGTCGTAGAGATCCGCAGGGGACAGTTTACTTTGTTTCCGCCCGCGCAAGCCTTGCACGGGCGACGCCCTCGTGCGGAAAAAAGTAAACTGTCCCCGGCACTTAACTCCCTCCGCCGTCATGCTCGGGCGAAAAAACCCACCGTCCCCGGACACTTGCCGAACGCGCCTGGCGCATCGAGTCAGCTTCCCGCCGATACCTCTCCGCCCAGTCGCGGCTCGTGGCGTCCGCCAGCTTGGCCACCGCCGGCTTCACATCGACGGCTTCGGGAGCCACGACCCCGAGCGCCGCGCACAGCCGCTCCAGTTCGCCGGCCGGATCGGCCGCCAGGTCTTCGTAGACGATCCGATGCGGCTCGATCCCCTGCGCCGCGAACCAAATGTTCCACTCCGCGTCGAAGTTTTCGAGGTCCGTCACCTCGCGATGCAACCGGGCGAAGTCGTAATACGGCTCCGCCGGGGGCGCGAGACGTTCGAGTTCGCTACCGTCCGGCGCGACGTGCCACAGGCCCGACTGCTCGGCCTTCACCAGCGAGATCGCCTGCCCGACCTTGTCGCGCCGCGACAGGTGGACATAGAGCAGCGGCCCGAAAGCGCGTTCGAAGCGGGCGCGGCCGGGAGGAAGGCCCGGATGGACGAGGTCGATGAAACGATCGAGATCGGCGACATTCTCGCGCATCAGCCTCAGCCCGAACATGTCCGTGCCGCCCTGCCCCGCCTTGATCGCCGCGGCGAGATAGGCGCGGGCGAAGTCCTCCTGCGAGAGGCTTTCGGCTGGAGGCACGCCCCAGGCCTCCGCCCATTCGGGAATGAAGCGGCTGATAAAGGAATCGGGATCGCCTGCCCTGCCGGTGGATTTCAGCAGGCGGCAAAGCAGCGTGCTGCCGGTGCGCGGCGTGGCGCAGATGATGTAGGCGCGTGCGCTCAGGCAAACTCCATGATCACCGCGTCGACGGCGAGGCTGTCGCCCGGCTTGGCGTTGATCTTGGAGACGGTCAGGTCGCGCTCGGCGCGCAGCACGTTCTCCATCTTCATCGCCTCGACCACGGCCAGCGTCTCGCCGGCCTTAACTTCCTGGCCCTCGGCCACGGCGAGCGAGACCAGCATGCCCGGCATCGGGCAGAGCAGCAGGTTGGACGTGTCCGGCGGCAGCTTCACCGGCATCAGGCGTTCCAGTTCCGCCGTGCGCGGCAGCATGGCGCGCGCCGTCACCGACAGGCCCTTCCAGGCCAGCCGGTAGCCGTTGGGCACGTTTCGCACCTGCGCCGACACCCTGCGGCCGCCGATCATGCCGTCCCACACCGGCTCGCCCGGCCGCCAGCTGGA
This DNA window, taken from Mesorhizobium sp., encodes the following:
- a CDS encoding response regulator, whose amino-acid sequence is MPKKVMIVEDNELNMKLFRDLIEATGYETVRTRNGLEALDLARAHRPDLILMDIQLPEVSGLEVTKWLKQDDDLHSIPVIAVTAFAMKGDEERIRQGGCEAYISKPISVPKFIETIKSYLGDA
- a CDS encoding DUF3572 domain-containing protein produces the protein MLRTSKTGGEREAAEALAIRALGFIASDAVLLPRFLSITGIEAKDIRAVAGQPGFLAGVLQFLLAHEPTLLQFAEAAQIDAAEVARACRALPFGDDMHERSS
- a CDS encoding GNAT family N-acetyltransferase; the protein is MAADSILPLTPERWPDFEDLFGKQGACYGCWCTYFRLPPAARRQSNGQRNKDHMRDRIMAGPPPGLLAYSDGRAVGWMQIGPRADVPEWNNAGRVSAPLVADDAADSSVWAISCFFLRSSARGRGLTHRLVEAGLGFARQGGARVLEACPIDLSKDSRSVGLFVGSTRVFEKAGFACVATRKAGRPLMRYAL
- a CDS encoding DNA polymerase IV yields the protein MPSVNDPAHGFCRDCLTLQSKAARRCERCGSPRLTAHPELYSLHLAHIDCDAFYASVEKRDNPDLADKPVIIGGGKRGVVSTACYIARIHGVRSAMPMFKALEACPKAVVIKPDMEKYARVGREVRQMMQALTPLVQPISIDEAFLDLAGTERLHGMPPALVLARFARRVEKEIGITVSVGLSYCKFLAKVASDFNKPRGFSVIGEAEAVNFLAAQPVTLIWGVGKAFAAVLERDGLRTIGQLQRMERAELMRRYGTMGDRLYHLSRGEDERAVHVEREAKSVSAETTFNDDLSSAADLVPILRALSEKVSSRLKKSGIAGRTVVLKLKTHDFKLRTRNRQLADPTRLADRIFATGRELLAKETDGTRYRLIGIGVSDLTDDARADPPDLVDAQAGKRAKAEGAVDILRGKFGRAAVETGYTFGKGRNAHPPEALED
- the dnaE gene encoding DNA polymerase III subunit alpha, whose translation is MTEERRIRDPLKRELAGLSQRGAEEARAPARPFIHLRVHSAYSLLEGALPLKKIVGHAIKDNQPAIAVTDTNNLFGALEFAQYASKDGVQPIIGCQLDTAFADASADAPPGHKKPRSTFPLVLIAATETGYANLVRLVSRAYLDNPAELGIQVSTAWLAELASGIICLTGGEGGPVGAALKDDHHAVAAERLDLLARIFDDRLYVELQRPAGYDRAVEAATVALAYDRRLPLVATNEAFFLAREDFEAHDALMAIAEGSVVAVDDRRRLTPDHHLRSQAHMAALFADLPEALDNTVEIAMRCSYFPKNRKPILPRFAGADVDDAEAAERAEAEELARQAREGLAMRLATRGLTEGFTAGQYAERLDYEIGIIQKMKFPGYFLIVSDFIKWAKAQGIPVGPGRGSGAGSLVAYALTITDVDPTRFSLLFERFLNPDRVSMPDFDIDFCQDRRDEVIRYVQGKYGRDQVAQIITFGTLQARAVLRDVGRVLQMPYGQVDRLCKMVPQNPANPVKLADAIAAEPRFQEEVEKEPVVQTLLDIAQKLEGLYRHASTHAAGIVIGDRPLSELVPMYRDPRSDMPVTQFNMKKVEDAGLVKFDFLGLKTLTVLETAVKLIRRRGIEIDLALLPLDDPKTYGMLSRGEVVGVFQVESAGMRKALIGMKPDRIEDIIALVALYRPGPMENIPTYNARKHGEEEIASIHPKIDHLVRETQGVIVYQEQVMQIAQELAGYSLGEADLLRRAMGKKIRAEMDQQRERFVSGAVERGVAKPQADFIFDLLAKFADYGFNKSHAAAYAIVSYQTAYLKAHHPVEFLAASMTLDMGNTDKLSEFRQDAMRLGIEVVPPSVRTSDRDFEVDGNRIFYSLAAIKGVGDAAVRHIVEKRREKQFADLEDFCERVDPKIVGKRVFESLIQAGAFDCFGHDRAAMMAGIERMMGLASRASEDAALGMSDMFGSASAARQQKLHLPAAEPWLPAERLQREFAAVGFYLSAHPLDEYRVVLDRMRVQGWADFQAAVKRGASAGRLAGTVTSAKERKTRTGNKMCVVNLSDMSGQYEAVLFSETLAQYRDLLVEGKSVVITVAAEDRPEGVNLRVNSVQALDEEAARHQKALRIFLRDPAPLNTLSSQLQQRGESQVSFVVLKGEGQGEVEIELPGRYRVDPRIAAAMRAVTGVVEVELV
- a CDS encoding SH3 domain-containing protein — translated: MNEKHDGWSDEFEFHPHVVEAGRRRKSIDDCRRVLGLPTIAEEEENDRKLAEETRIRNLDQAGLCREAVDEVSAYWNLSDAAKGAVGEALRRQYSTEACLLALGRSGPAMGASPQVQSPGLAIGAPDFPTGYIQNAKSNFANLRENPGKFSRILRPLANGTEVVLLGMKPSPSSGHAYCRVLTRDGVAGYVDYELVNGNCFLDSTQTSYLMEVERQEKMEAFRLFRDIAVIGLGLALTRK
- a CDS encoding Stf0 family sulfotransferase, coding for MSARAYIICATPRTGSTLLCRLLKSTGRAGDPDSFISRFIPEWAEAWGVPPAESLSQEDFARAYLAAAIKAGQGGTDMFGLRLMRENVADLDRFIDLVHPGLPPGRARFERAFGPLLYVHLSRRDKVGQAISLVKAEQSGLWHVAPDGSELERLAPPAEPYYDFARLHREVTDLENFDAEWNIWFAAQGIEPHRIVYEDLAADPAGELERLCAALGVVAPEAVDVKPAVAKLADATSRDWAERYRREADSMRQARSASVRGRWVFSPEHDGGGS